A window of Ictalurus furcatus strain D&B chromosome 18, Billie_1.0, whole genome shotgun sequence contains these coding sequences:
- the slc25a14 gene encoding brain mitochondrial carrier protein 1: MANLNWKPFVYGGMASIVAEFGTFPIDLTKTRLQVQGQSQCMEVRYRGMFHALLRIGREEGIRALYSGISPALLRQASYGTIKIGTYNTLKKLFVSRPEDETMVINVFCGVVSGVLSSSLANPTDVLKIRMQAQGSLLQGSMMANFINIYQTEGTRGLYRGVIPTAQRAAIVVGVELPVYDITKKHLIGSGLMGDTVLTHFISSFACGLAGALASNPVDVVRTRMMNQRVLSGNFLYKGTLDGLMQTWRNEGFFALYKGFWPNWLRLGPWNIIFFITYEQLKKLPL; this comes from the exons ATGGCCAACCTGAACTGGAAGCCGTTTGTGTACGGAGGAATGGCATCGATCGTCGCAGAATTTG GTACCTTCCCTATTGATTTGACCAAAACCCGGCTCCAGGTCCAAGGCCAGTCTCAGTGCATGGAGGTCCGCTACAGAGGCATGTTCCACGCTTTGCTCAGGATCGGACGAGAAGAAGGCATCCGGGCGTTGTATTCCGG GATTTCTCCGGCACTCCTAAGGCAAGCCTCGTACGGGACGATTAAGATCGGGACGTACAATACGCTGAAGAAATTATTCGTGAGCCGTCCTGAAG ATGAGACGATGGTCATCAACGTGTTCTGTGGCGTCGTCTCCGGAGTGCTGTCCTCGTCTTTAGCGAACCCGACAGACGTGCTGAAG ATTCGCATGCAGGCTCAAGGCAGTCTGCTCCAAGGCAGCATGATGGCCAACTTCATCAACATCTACCAGACGGAGGGCACGCGAGGACTCTACAGG GGCGTCATCCCGACCGCACAGAGAGCCGCCATCGTGGTCGGAGTCGAGCTTCCGGTGTACGACATCACCAAGAAGCACCTGATTGGTTCCGGCCTGATGGGAGACACGGTTCTGACTCATTTCAT TTCCAGTTTTGCTTGTGGTCTGGCAGGAGCGCTCGCCTCCAACCCCGTGGACGTGGTGAGGACGCGGATGATGAACCAGCGCGTGCTGTCCGGGAACTTCCTCTATAAAGGCACGCTGGACGGACTCATGCAGACGTGGAGGAACGAAGGTTTCTTCGCTCTGTACAAGGGCTTCTGGCCCAACTGGCTCCGTCTCGGACCCTGGAACATCATC TTCTTCATCACCTACGAGCAGCTGAAGAAGCTTCCGTTATAG